The DNA window TACCATTCCCGCCGCCTCATATAGTACTCGGGTCGTTTTCACAGTGGCCGCTAATTAATATTTGTAAACACAATCAGGAATCGTGAGTTTCTGAAATTCTATTTCCACGCATATGTATAAAAAACAAATCCTTCTCAAATGTTGAGAAGGATTTATTTTTTAGGTTATACACTTAATGCTTAGCCCACCAAAGAGGTGTTAATACTGCATCAGCACCGCCCAGTAACTGAACAGCCTTATCATATCCCGGCTGATCCGTATTTCTGAATGTACTCGGATACCTCAATCTCTGAGGGAAATTCTGAATAGAATTGGTCATATAATTTCCTGAATTCAGATTAGGAAGATTAACCAATGGAGTCTCTACCGCAGGATTCTCAAAGAATGGTAGTCCCAGTCTTCTTTGATCATTCCAGGATTCTAAAGGAAGCCAAGGCATATTGGCAATATATTTCTGTGTAATGATTTTCGTTAATTTATCATTTTTAACTGATCCATTTTTATAAATGGTATTCACAGGATATTTGATATCAACAGAAACCAGATTTCCTGTGGAAGGATCTTTATATTTCATAGTATGGCTGCCTCCAGGCTCTGTAATATGGCTATACGAAACAGAAGTCCCATCACGGTTATAATCTGTTGAAGCAATATACTGACCATAGAATTGTGAAACGCCATTATAGGTAAAGCTATCTTGTATCCCTTTATTATAAGCAGCTTCATCACTCATCGGAACAGCCCAGCCTTTTAATGCTGCTTCAGCCATCAGGAAATAGGTCTCCCAGCTGGCAAAGAATATCCTTGAATTCTTACCTTCTCTGTACTGTTTACCCAGAGCAGGCATACATCCAACCACATTTCTAAGACCGTTTCGCTGACCTTTAACTCCCCAGTTACCTATAGTGTAAGCATTCCAGGTATTAACGGTATTGATGGTAACTTTCGAGTTGTCTGCAAATGTCAGATCACCATAATTTGTTGTTGCCTGGTTGGTATAAGTAGGATAAAGAGAATAAATTGGATTGGTAAGATCTCCGGGAATATAAAATGTTTTATAGGCTCTTGGGTCTATTTTGTTGGGAAGCCCATCCAGCCAATATCCTGCACTTGGGTCATTGGTCATTGTTGTAAACTGTTCATCGTATTTGATTCCGATATAATCAGATGCTTTCACTGTTGGATGCTGACCTGCCGGTAACTGGTCTGTAGAATTAATTCCTCCCAAACCTATATACATATTATTTAGGGTCGCTGATAAGATCTGAGAGTTCCATTCTCTGGACATCACCCCTGATAAAGGATTCCAGCCTGTGTCTTCTTTTACGGTAAAATTATCAGCACTTGTAGTAATCAACATATTTGAATTAGCTGCAGCTTCGAATTCAGCTTTTGCTTTTGCAGGATCAACTTCTGCAATTCTCATCGCAACTCTCATCCTCATAGAATTGGCATATTTCACCCAATTCCCCCAATTAAAGCCATAGGCCATGTCATAAGCATTAGGGTTTTCAGGAGCTCCCTGATTGACATTCATTTTAGCAACAGCATCTTTCAATTCATCCAAAATAAAGTAATAGGTATCTTTTTCAGAGTTGAACTGAGGATTTGTTCCTTTAAATGCCTGGATAGGTTGAGGACCGAAATTATCTGAGAATTCGCTCATCAGGTAAGCTCTCCAAATTCTGGAAACCTGAATCAAATTGTCATAATAGGGTTTCCCCTGCCCGATCGCTTTTTTCTGATTAGCAATTTCAATCGCAGCATTAGCATTATTAAGCCATTCCGAAATTCCTTTCCAATACTCAACGGTCCATGAGTCATCATAGGAACCCCCTGCAATTCCTGTGGTCAGATGTTGTCTTGCTGCAGTTTTCCAGTACAGAACAAAAACACGTTCCGCAATATTAGGATCCTGCTGTGCTCCAAGGATAGAATTATTAAGGAAATATTCAGGTTCTGCCTTATTAATATCTACAGTGAAAGGATTATTATTAATGTCTTCAAAGTCGTTACACGAACTAAGAACTGTGGCCAGTGCTATGAAAGATATGATATATTTTTTCATGATTTTTTGATTAATAATTAAAAGCCTAATGTAATAGTGAATAAATAAGATCTTGTAGTAGGAAAAGAAAGATTCTCAAATCCCACTGCATTAGAATTGATCGCAAATACAGATTCCGGATCAATACCTTTTGCTTTACTGTATAGCATCCATACATTATTGGCCGTAAAGGAGACTTTAGCACTCTGAAGAGCAAATTTTTGAAACAAACTCTTTGGGAAACTGTAAGACACCTGAATATTTCTTAATCTGATATTAGTAGCATCATAAATATTCTGCTCTGTTATTCCCAGGTTACCGGCAGTTACTGCAGCCCAATAATCCTGCGGGGTGATTTCTTTTGTATTGGATGCATATCCGCCACCACTCTGCTGTACCACAGCATCAAGCACAAAATTATCACGTCTTCCACCAGGAGCTGTGTCTGCTGCAAGTCCTACTTTTTGTAAAGCTGACTGAGTAGCTGAATAAAACTTCCCACCAATACGCCCATCTATCTGGAAAGAGAGGCCAATATTCTTATAGTTAAAACTATTGGTAAACCCAAATAATGCTCTAGGAGTTTGATCTCCTAAGTAATATTGATCAGGTGTAGCCTGAGGTAATCCGTTCTCCCCAACAATAATTTTCCCATAATTAGGGTTACCGGGATCTTCAACTCTTAAAAACTTTGTTCCATAAATAGCCCCGTAAGGTTTACCTATTTCAGCAAAAAATGTAACATTGTCATATCCACCTAAAGGATATTTGGAAATAGTTCCGTCAAGTTCTTTTACTTCACTTTTCAATTTTGAAAAGTTTGCATTCATATTCCAGCTAAAATTTTCTTTCTTAAAAATATCAGTATTTAAAACAATCTCAATTCCGCTGTTATGAATTTTTCCTGAATTAATTTTCCTGGACTCATAACCTGAAAGCGGATTCATCGGTAAATTAATCAATTGTTTTTTTGCAGTATTATTGAAATAGCTCACGTCCAAAGAAAGCCTGTTGAAGAATTTAAGATCTGCTCCTACTTCAAAAGTATTTAATTGCTCGGCTTGCAGATAGGGATCGTATAACACTTTCTCCCTTCCTAAAATGGCATGTCCTGTGGGATCTGCAGCAAGTCTGTAAGTATTATATAATTCATAGGGATCTAAAGAGTTTCCCGTTACGGCATAAGCTGCACGAAGTTTAGCAAAAGTTAAAACTTTAGAAGTTGTTCCGTTTAGCTTATTCAACATTTCTGTTAGCACTAAAGAGGTACTCACTGAAGGATAGGAATACGATCTGTTTTGTGCATTCAAAGTTGAAGACCAATCATTCCTTGCCGTAGCGTTGATAAACCAGTATCCGTCGTAGTTAATTTCTACAGCAGCAAAAACTGAATTAATCTTCTTCCACAAATCTATCTCACTATTCGCTATACCGGCAAGATCGCTGGTATTGGTTACGCTAAAGACATTTGGTACGATAAGATTTTGAGTAGAAAAATAAAGGGCTTTTGTCCTGCTTTCCATCATTTGTCCATACACAGAGACTGAACCTCCCCATTTACCAAACAGATTATCTTTTTTTGCAGTGATACTTGCAATATAATTATTTTCATAAAACTTTTCCTCACTGGTTGCGTAGGCATTTCTTCTTGAAGAGCCTGTCCATACCTTAGCATCGGCATTTAAAGCATAAAAATCAGTACCCAATCTTACATCAGCACTTAACCAGTCATTAAACTGATATTTAAGATAGCCATTGAGTAACATGCGGTCCTTTTTATCTGCATTAAGGCTATTATATGCAGACCAATAAGGGTTGATACCATTCGGAGTAATCCAGTTTGATTTCACATTATTCTGAGTCTGCCCTTCACGATAATCTCTGATGTCTATGTTCTGTGGCATAAGGAGAATATTAGAATAATAATTTCCATCTCCCCTTCCGCCCGAAGGTCTGTTTTTAGCCTTACTACTAATATATTGTACTTTTACTTCAGATGTCCATCTTTTTTGAGCGCCAAAAGTTGAATTCATTTTAGCCATAAAATTGAATCTCTCAAACTTAGAATTTGGAATCTGGCTATTATCATTTAAATAATTAACTGAAGTATATAAGCTTGTTCCCTCACCCAAATTTTCCTGGAAATTCAAGGTATGTTGCGAATTAATCCCTGTTCTGAAAAAATTACTCAGGTTATCATACCGCTTCATATTAGATCCTTCAATTGCAGGCCCCCAAGAGCTTGTATTATCACTATTCGCTGGGTTACCAATACCGTTGAGTCCCAAACCAAAGCTATTCTGCATATCAGGTTTCATAAAAATACTTTCAAAACCTAAACTTGTGGAATATGTGATCCCTACGCCTCCTCGTCTTTTACCGGTCTTTGTGGTAATCAAAATAACACCATTACCACCTCGGGATCCATACAATGCAGAAGCAGCACCACCTTTAAGAACAGACATACTTTCTATATCATCTGCATTAATATCATTCAGTCCATTTCCCATATCCAGATCCGGATTCCAGAAATCATTATTAAAGTAGCCATTATTCTGCTTAGGCTTCACCCCCATCCCATTACTCAAAGGAACACCATCCACAACAATAAGAGGTTGGCTGTCTCCCTTAAGAGAATTAAAACCTCTAAGATTAATCCTTGACGACGATGCCGGGCCAAAGCCTCCTTTAATTACCTGTAGCCCTGCAACTTTTCCAACGAGTGCGTTTGTAACATTCGTTTCTTTTGCATCAACTAGTGTTTGTCCCTTTACATCCTGGAAAGAGTATCCCAAGGTCTTTTTTTCCTTTTTCACCCCATAAGCTGTTACCACAACTTCATCAATTTTTGCAGCCTTCGTAGAATCCGTATTTTGTCCATACAGACCATTCAGACCAAAAAATAAAGATGGGAGAAGTCCAATCTTAACTATTAATTTATTCATATCTATACACAGTGGTTTGAGACAAATATAATATTTTAACAGTATTTAATAATATAGCATTAAAAAATAAATAAAAAGCCAATAAATAACATTGATATCATGTGAGTTAGCCTTATAGTTCATAATAAAATAAAGTCACAATTATCACATGATTGGAAATTTTGGAATACAAAAAATAAGTCTTAGTAGTAAGAAATAATAAATTCAGAATAAAAATCTTGAATAGAACACCCACAAAAATTGATTAAATAGTCATTTCTTTTCAGGAGCTTTATCCTGCTATCCACTCATACTCCTCGCGCCATCGCTGCCATCCTGAACCTGGTCCACGGATCCAACGCTTGCTGCGGGGTATCCGTTGCTATCAGGGCTATTTGATGAGTAATGGGTAATAAGTAATGAGCAATCATGGCTCAACAATCAACAGGTACGTATACAATCTTTGCCATCTCGTAGAGATCTGAATAGCATTACCATAATTCTGCGGTTCTGTATAAGTTATCATCATCAATAGCGACGGGTTTAGCCCGTTGTACAAATAATCAATCCTTCCATCGGCTTTAGCCAAAACCTAGAAACCTTATCTACACGCATATCCGCAATCTTTGTCATCTCGCAGAGATCCAAGCAGCATTATTCAATTATTTAATTAGAATATAATGCTGCATATCTCTTTTCAACCGTCCAGATCCTTTCAGGATGACAAAACAGGTGCATATCAGGGAATAATAATGAGGATAACAAATTATTGAAGTCACCCTAATCTTATCATAACTTATATTATTGAAAATGAAGAATTGAAAGTTGAAGGGAGTAGAAAAAAGGTTGGGGATTGAAAGATTGAAAATAAAGTAACCCAGTGGTATATGGTAATTCAACATTACTTATCACTCATTACTCATTGCTCATTACCTATTCCTAGGGGTATATACCAAAAAAAAGTCTCATACATGACTGTATGAGACTTTTAAAATAAAATAAAAACTGGCGGCGGCCTACTCTCCCGCTTTCGCAGTACCATCGGCGCTGGTGGGCTTAACTTCTGTGTTCGGAATGGGAACAGGTGAGCCCCACCGCTAAAACCACCCTAAAGGTTGTATATAGCATCTGGCTTATTGCATAGGGCTCTTGGCTTGTTTGCCAATCACTTTTTGCTGTTTGCCTTTTGCGTTTTAATCGATAAAAACTTTCACAAAGAGCTAACCTTGCTGCACTTTCGTAGCACCATATCAGGCTATAAATCTACGGGTAATTAGTACTACTCGGCTATGACATTACTGTCTTTACACCTATAGCCTATCAACGTGGTCATCTCCCACGACCCTTAAAAGATGTCTCATCTTGAGGCGAGTTTCGCACTTATATGCCTTCAGTGCTTATCTCTTCCAAACGTAGCTACTCAGCAGTGCACCTGGCGGTACAACTGATACACCAGAGGTTTGTTCAATTCGGTCCTCTCGTACTAGAATCAAGCCCTCTCAAACATCTAACGCCCGCAATAGATAGAGACCGAACTGTCTCACGACGTTCTGAACCCAGCTCGCGTGCCACTTTAATGGGCGAACAGCCCAACCCTTGGGACCTTCTCCAGCCCCAGGATGTGACGAGCCGACATCGAGGTGCCGAACCTCCCCGTCGATGTGAGCTCTTGGGGGAGACTAGCCTGTTATCCCCGGAGTACCTTTTATCCTATGAGCGATGGCCCTTCCATACGGAACCACCGGATCACTATGTCCTGCTTTCGCACCTGATCGACTTGTAGGTCTCACAGTCAAGCACCCTTATGCCATTACACTCTACGCACGGTTACCAAGCGTGCTGAGGGTACCTTTGAAAGCCTCCGTTACTCTTTTGGAGGCGACCACCCCAGTCAAACTACCCACCACGCAATGTCCTTCCCAAAGGAAGTTAGGCTCCAAGTAAGTAAAGGGTGGTATTTCAACGTTGGCTCCACAAACACTAGCGTGCCCGCTTCACAGCCTCCCACCTATCCTACACATTACTTACTCAAAGTCAATACGAAGTTATAGTAAAGGTTCACAGGGTCTTTTCGTCCCATTGCGGGTACTCGGCATCTTCACCGAGACTACAATTTCACAGAGCTCATGGTTGAGACAGTGCCCAGATCGTTACACCATTCGTGCAGGTCGGAACTTACCCGACAAGGAATTTCGCTACCTTAGGACCGTTATAGTTACGGCCGCCGTTTACTGGGGCTTCAGTTAATGCCTTCGGTTTAACCCTAAGCACCTTCCTTAACCTTCCAGCACCGGGCAGGTGTCAGACCCTATACTGCATCTTTCGATTTTGCAGAGTCCTGTGTTTTTGATAAACAGTCGCCTGGGCCTCTTTACTGCGGCCACCATTGCTGATGGCGTCTCTTCTCCCGAAGTTACGAGACTATTTTGCCTAGTTCCTTAACCATGATTCACTCTAGCACCTTAGGATTCTCTCCTCGACTACCTGTGTCGGTTTTGGTACGGGTTGCTTCACTTCGGCTTTTCTTGGAAGCACTTTCCCTACAGCAGCTTCGCCCGAAGGCTAGGCCTTGACTATTCCGTCAGTCTCCAGTAAGTACGGCACTCCGTCCCCTTTTTAGTGTGAGCAAGTATGGGAATATTAACCCATTGTCCATCCACTACCCCTTTCGGGTTCGCGTTAGGTCCCGACTAACCCTCAGCTGATTAGCATGGCTGAGGAAACCTTAGTCTTTCGGTGAGGGGGTTTCTCGCCCCCTTTATCGTTACTTATGCCTACATTTTCTTTTCTATCCGCTCCACAATACCTCACAGTACTGCTTCGGCGCAAATAGAATGCTCTCCTACCAGATGTATCCCTAAGATACAAATCCATAGCTTCGGTAATATGTTTATGCCCGATTATTATCCATGCCGGACCGCTCGACTAGTGAGCTGTTACGCACTCTTTAAATGAATGGCTGCTTCCAAGCCAACATCCTAGCTGTCAATGCAGTCCAACCGCGTTGCTTCAACTTAACATATATTTGGGGACCTTAGCTGTTGGTCTGGGTTCTTTCCCTCTCGGACATGGACCTTAGCACCCATGCCCTCACTGCCGTAGAACATTTATTAGCATTCGGAGTTTGTCAGGAATTGGTAGGATTTGACTCCCCCGCATCCAATCAGTAGCTCTACCTCTAATAAACTTATATACGACGCTGCACCTAAATGCATTTCGGAGAGTACGAGCTATCTCCCAGTTTGATTGGCCTTTCACCCCTACCCACAGGTCATCCGAAGACTTTTCAACGTCAACCGGTTCGGTCCTCCACTCTGTGTTACCAGAGCTTCAACCTGCCCATGGGTAGATCACAAGGTTTCGCGTCTAATCCTACTAACTATACGCCCTATTCAGACTCGCTTTCGCTCCGGCTCCGGTACTTAATACCTTAACCTCGCTAGTAAAATTAACTCGTAGGCTCATTATGCAAAAGGCACGCCGTCACACCATATAGGTGCTCCGACCGCTTGTAGGCGTACGGTTTCAGGTTCTATTTCACCCTTCTATTCGAAGTGCTTTTCACCTTTCCTTCACAGTACTTGTTCACTATCGGTCTTTCAGGAGTATTTAGCCTTGGAGGATGGTCCCCCCATATTCAGACAGGATTTCACGTGTCCCGCCCTACTCATTTATCACTCAAATATGCCTTTCATATACGGGGCTATCACCCTCTACGGCCGTTCTTTCCAGAACATTCTATTAAACATATATCAGCTTTTGGGCTAATCCGCTTTCGCTCGCCACTACTTACGGAATCTCTTCGATTTCTTTTCCTCCGGGTACTTAGATGTTTCAGTTCTCCGGGTTTGCTCTCTAAATAAATTTAGAGTGACATGTCTTCAACATGCCGGGTTGCCCCATTCGGACATCTGCGGATCAATTCGTGTGTGCCAATCCCCGCAGCTTTTCGCAGCTTACCACGTCCTTCGTCGCCTCTGAAAGCCTAGGCATCCGCCATACGCCCTTAACGATTTCTTTCCTAATATTAAATTAGTTCAGTATTTTTTGATAAAATTTAATTTATCGATATTTTTATAAACTCGGCACTCGAAAGTGCTCGGTTATCTCTTTGTGATGTCTTTACCGTTAATGTCAATGATCTTAATGTCTTCTTGTCAGCTTAATGAACAGATATTGTTTTTGGCTCTATCCGTAACTTTTAAATTAAGCTTTCAAAACTGTGGAGAATAAGGGAGTCGAACCCTTGACCTTCCCGATGAATCGGGACGCTCTAGCCCCTATCGGCTAAAATCCTGTGTTTTATTTTATAAATATCTTCTATTCTTGTTACATTACTGTAACTATGTGGAGAATAAGGGAGTCGAACCCTTGACCTCCTGCGTGCAAGGCAGGCGCTCTAGCCAGCTGAGCTAATTCCCCTCTAGTCGAGTGTAGGAGTAGTAGGGTTTGAGCCTTTGAGCATTAAACTCATATTCTCGTATACTCTAAAACTCTTGTACTCAAAATTAGTAGTCTCGGGCAGGCTCGAACTGCCGACCTCTACATTATCAGTGTAGCGCTCTAACCAGCTGAGCTACGAGACTTTGTTATGAGTAATGAATGATGAGTAATAAGTAATTCCTTCTTCCTCTGCATTGCTCAATCTCTTTCCCTAATACTAATTTCTAGTGGGTGTTGTATTTTTTTATATAATCAACCAAACAAAAAACTAAAGCTTTACTTTAAGTAAGTACTTGTATCCTAAGATACTAATTTTGTTTATCGTCTAAAAGACGCTCTAAAATGAGATGTTCCAGCCGCACCTTCCGGTACGGCTACCTTGTTACGACTTAGCCCTAGTTACCTGTTTTACCCTAGGCAGCTCCTATTACGGTCACCGACTTCAGGTACCCCAGACTTCCATGGCTTGACGGGCGGTGTGTACAAGGCCCGGGAACGTATTCACCGCGCCATGGCTGATGCGCGATTACTAGCGATTCCAGCTTCATAGAGTCGAGTTGCAGACTCCAATCCGAACTGAGACCAGCTTTCGAGATTTGCATCACATCGCTGTGTAGCTGCCCTCTGTACTGGCCATTGTATTACGTGTGTGGCCCAAGGCGTAAGGGCCGTGATGATTTGACGTCATCCCCACCTTCCTCTCTACTTGCGTAGGCAGTCTCACTAGAGTCCCCAACTTAATGATGGCAACTAGTGACAGGGGTTGCGCTCGTTGCAGGACTTAACCTAACACCTCACGGCACGAGCTGACGACAACCATGCAGCACCTTGAAAAATGTCCGAAGAAAAGTCTATTTCTAAACCTGTCATTTCCCATTTAAGCCTTGGTAAGGTTCCTCGCGTATCATCGAATTAAACCACATAATCCACCGCTTGTGCGGGCCCCCGTCAATTCCTTTGAGTTTCATTCTTGCGAACGTACTCCCCAGGTGGCTAACTTATCACTTTCGCTTAGTCTCTGAACCCGAAAGCCCAAAAACGAGTTAGCATCGTTTACGGCGTGGACTACCAGGGTATCTAATCCTGTTCGCTCCCCACGCTTTCGTCCATCAGCGTCAGTTGTTGCTTAGTAACCTGCCTTCGCAATTGGTGTTCTAAGTAATATCTATGCATTTCACCGCTACACTACTTATTCCAGCTACTTCAACAACACTCAAGACCTGCAGTATCAATGGCAGTTTCACAGTTAAGCTGTGAGATTTCACCACTGACTTACAGATCCGCCTACGGACCCTTTAAACCCAATAAATCCGGATAACGCTTGCACCCTCCGTATTACCGCGGCTGCTGGCACGGAGTTAGCCGGTGCTTATTCGTATAGTACCTTCAGCTACTCTCACGAGAGTAGGTTTATCCCTATACAAAAGAAGTTTACAACCCATAGGGCCGTCGTCCTTCACGCGGGATGGCTGGATCAGGCTCTCACCCATTGTCCAATATTCCTCACTGCTGCCTCCCGTAGGAGTCTGGTCCGTGTCTCAGTACCAGTGTGGGGGATCACCCTCTCAGGCCCCCTAAAGATCGTAGACTTGGTGAGCCGTTACCTCACCAACTATCTAATCTTGCGCGTGCCCATCTCTATCCACCGGAGTTTTCAATATCAAATGATGCCATTCAATATATTATGGGGTATTAATCTTCCTTTCGAAAGGCTATCCCCCAGATAAAGGCAGGTTGCACACGTGTTCCGCACCCGTACGCCGCTCTCAAGATTCCGAAGAATCTCTACCGCTCGGCTTGCATGTGTTAGGCCTCCCGC is part of the Chryseobacterium lactis genome and encodes:
- a CDS encoding SusD/RagB family nutrient-binding outer membrane lipoprotein — protein: MKKYIISFIALATVLSSCNDFEDINNNPFTVDINKAEPEYFLNNSILGAQQDPNIAERVFVLYWKTAARQHLTTGIAGGSYDDSWTVEYWKGISEWLNNANAAIEIANQKKAIGQGKPYYDNLIQVSRIWRAYLMSEFSDNFGPQPIQAFKGTNPQFNSEKDTYYFILDELKDAVAKMNVNQGAPENPNAYDMAYGFNWGNWVKYANSMRMRVAMRIAEVDPAKAKAEFEAAANSNMLITTSADNFTVKEDTGWNPLSGVMSREWNSQILSATLNNMYIGLGGINSTDQLPAGQHPTVKASDYIGIKYDEQFTTMTNDPSAGYWLDGLPNKIDPRAYKTFYIPGDLTNPIYSLYPTYTNQATTNYGDLTFADNSKVTINTVNTWNAYTIGNWGVKGQRNGLRNVVGCMPALGKQYREGKNSRIFFASWETYFLMAEAALKGWAVPMSDEAAYNKGIQDSFTYNGVSQFYGQYIASTDYNRDGTSVSYSHITEPGGSHTMKYKDPSTGNLVSVDIKYPVNTIYKNGSVKNDKLTKIITQKYIANMPWLPLESWNDQRRLGLPFFENPAVETPLVNLPNLNSGNYMTNSIQNFPQRLRYPSTFRNTDQPGYDKAVQLLGGADAVLTPLWWAKH
- a CDS encoding SusC/RagA family TonB-linked outer membrane protein produces the protein MNKLIVKIGLLPSLFFGLNGLYGQNTDSTKAAKIDEVVVTAYGVKKEKKTLGYSFQDVKGQTLVDAKETNVTNALVGKVAGLQVIKGGFGPASSSRINLRGFNSLKGDSQPLIVVDGVPLSNGMGVKPKQNNGYFNNDFWNPDLDMGNGLNDINADDIESMSVLKGGAASALYGSRGGNGVILITTKTGKRRGGVGITYSTSLGFESIFMKPDMQNSFGLGLNGIGNPANSDNTSSWGPAIEGSNMKRYDNLSNFFRTGINSQHTLNFQENLGEGTSLYTSVNYLNDNSQIPNSKFERFNFMAKMNSTFGAQKRWTSEVKVQYISSKAKNRPSGGRGDGNYYSNILLMPQNIDIRDYREGQTQNNVKSNWITPNGINPYWSAYNSLNADKKDRMLLNGYLKYQFNDWLSADVRLGTDFYALNADAKVWTGSSRRNAYATSEEKFYENNYIASITAKKDNLFGKWGGSVSVYGQMMESRTKALYFSTQNLIVPNVFSVTNTSDLAGIANSEIDLWKKINSVFAAVEINYDGYWFINATARNDWSSTLNAQNRSYSYPSVSTSLVLTEMLNKLNGTTSKVLTFAKLRAAYAVTGNSLDPYELYNTYRLAADPTGHAILGREKVLYDPYLQAEQLNTFEVGADLKFFNRLSLDVSYFNNTAKKQLINLPMNPLSGYESRKINSGKIHNSGIEIVLNTDIFKKENFSWNMNANFSKLKSEVKELDGTISKYPLGGYDNVTFFAEIGKPYGAIYGTKFLRVEDPGNPNYGKIIVGENGLPQATPDQYYLGDQTPRALFGFTNSFNYKNIGLSFQIDGRIGGKFYSATQSALQKVGLAADTAPGGRRDNFVLDAVVQQSGGGYASNTKEITPQDYWAAVTAGNLGITEQNIYDATNIRLRNIQVSYSFPKSLFQKFALQSAKVSFTANNVWMLYSKAKGIDPESVFAINSNAVGFENLSFPTTRSYLFTITLGF